A DNA window from Pseudorasbora parva isolate DD20220531a chromosome 5, ASM2467924v1, whole genome shotgun sequence contains the following coding sequences:
- the olig2 gene encoding oligodendrocyte transcription factor 2, which produces MDSDTSRVSSRPSSPEGDDLFLSAVKKSVGFSGAVSSTQSDSPPELRGSDLHGLSSADEDSLALKMLSKKDRKLLSETELQSMRLKINSRERKRMHDLNIAMDGLREVMPYAHGPSVRKLSKIATLLLARNYILMLSNSLEEMKRLVSEIYGGGSGAHHAGFHPPGCGTLAHAAAAPLSGHPAAVSHSSHPVHHPLLPPAVSTAASLSGPGLSAVRPHHGLLKAPSTSGPLGASFQHWGAGIPCPCSMCQVPPPHVSGMSTVTMSRLTSDSK; this is translated from the coding sequence ATGGATTCCGACACGAGCCGAGTGTCCAGTCGACCCTCTTCTCCTGAAGGCGATGATCTCTTCCTGTCCGCAGTCAAGAAGTCCGTGGGTTTCTCCGGCGCCGTCTCCTCCACGCAGAGCGATTCTCCTCCGGAGTTAAGAGGCTCAGATCTGCATGGCCTCTCCAGCGCCGACGAGGACTCACTGGCTCTGAAGATGCTCTCCAAAAAGGACCGTAAACTTCTATCCGAGACCGAACTGCAGAGTATGCGCCTCAAGATCAACAGCCGCGAGAGGAAGCGAATGCACGATCTCAACATCGCCATGGACGGGCTCCGGGAGGTCATGCCCTACGCCCACGGGCCATCCGTGCGCAAGCTCTCCAAAATAGCCACCCTGCTGCTCGCGCGCAACTACATCCTTATGCTGAGCAACTCGCTGGAGGAGATGAAACGGCTCGTGAGTGAGATCTACGGCGGAGGGAGCGGGGCCCATCACGCCGGTTTCCACCCGCCCGGTTGTGGCACCCTTGCGCACGCGGCGGCCGCTCCATTATCGGGTCATCCTGCGGCTGTCTCGCATTCCTCTCACCCGGTACATCATCCTCTGCTACCACCAGCAGTCTCCACTGCCGCATCTCTCTCCGGCCCGGGTCTCTCAGCCGTCAGGCCGCATCATGGACTCCTCAAGGCACCATCGACCTCAGGGCCACTCGGCGCTAGTTTCCAGCACTGGGGTGCCGGGATCCCGTGTCCCTGTAGCATGTGCCAGGTGCCTCCGCCTCATGTGTCCGGTATGAGCACCGTCACCATGTCACGACTGACCAGTGACTCAAAATAA
- the olig1 gene encoding oligodendrocyte transcription factor 1, translated as MQALPGFRCREQGEGSLQQLMPRMVRVTGAGGPASNAGGLQGPFRSSKPPRELSAEEQQELRRKINSRERKRMQDLNVAMDALREVMVPYSSSPTGVGGALQHPYLPTGAPPAGRRLSKISTLVLARNYILLLGSSLQEMRRLLGEVSIGMGVSGTVPRLLLTGGWPFLTGPGQLLLSSPEQQLGVAKCPLLPQSAQDEPLAWGSSSMLESPVCQCGVCQTPRVVHVNPATRFPK; from the coding sequence ATGCAGGCTTTGCCTGGTTTTAGGTGCAGAGAGCAGGGTGAGGGCTCTTTGCAGCAACTCATGCCAAGAATGGTACGGGTAACAGGAGCAGGAGGACCAGCCTCCAATGCCGGGGGTCTCCAGGGGCCTTTCAGATCTTCGAAACCCCCTCGTGAGCTTAGTGCGGAGGAGCAACAGGAGCTGCGAAGAAAGATCAACAGCCGGGAGAGGAAGAGAATGCAGGACCTAAATGTGGCCATGGATGCTTTACGGGAGGTCATGGTGCCCTACTCTTCTTCTCCCACCGGtgtaggaggagcactgcagcaccCATACCTCCCTACTGGAGCCCCTCCAGCCGGACGGCGCCTGTCCAAAATCTCCACGCTGGTGCTGGCCCGTAACTACATCTTGCTCCTGGGATCTTCCTTGCAGGAGATGAGGCGCCTGCTGGGCGAGGTCAGCATTGGGATGGGTGTCAGTGGAACTGTACCACGTCTGCTGCTGACAGGAGGATGGCCATTTCTCACCGGGCCAGGACAGCTTTTGCTTTCCTCCCCTGAGCAGCAACTGGGTGTGGCAAAGTGCCCTCTCCTGCCTCAGAGTGCACAGGACGAACCCTTGGCTTGGGGGTCAAGCAGTATGTTGGAGAGCCCTGTGTGCCAGTGTGGAGTGTGCCAGACCCCACGGGTGGTGCATGTTAATCCCGCCACACGTTTCCCAAAGTGA